Proteins encoded together in one Hymenobacter monticola window:
- a CDS encoding Ig-like domain-containing protein, whose amino-acid sequence MSVRAELLASLALLALLESCAAVAPPLGGPRDRIAPRRISSSPDSAARNVSQQFVRLNFSEPVVTKELSKNLLITPQLAEDNPYKLREERNSVTLLFDKPLDPNTTYSFNFRDGIVDITEGLPAKNAVLNFSTGAVLDSGRVSGTVTDLLTARPVAEASIGLYRTVDTAGVRRGRPYYTALTDKDGKFSLGFLKDGTYKIYAVGDKNNNGRFDDGERIAYLPAPITIAGRSGQPVALVLTQPDRRPPLLTTRTPSPTQLRLGFSEALRTATLAALGPGPTPAALAEASQLTDRGRTLVLFKTPEVGDGRYLLTMADSTGNVGHDTLQVKFPVPPATAKRVAVPTLYSVEGSPRSVYPEGQVRFKFAVPVRVASGKPFGTLVEDSTRRRPLRLPADGTLSADRDELTVRFNSKAKTRLEIVLDSTAVTAVTGQNLRLRPLRLSISEQDVSTSLSGTITTKEKNLELQLLDSKFQVVASLASPKGKYLFSDIAPGTYRLRVLIDADGDGRWRGGDPNLLLPPEPVYLDPKPVQIRSGFDIEEPLVF is encoded by the coding sequence ATGTCCGTTCGCGCTGAACTGCTGGCCTCGCTGGCCCTGCTTGCCTTGCTTGAAAGCTGCGCCGCCGTGGCCCCGCCTCTGGGCGGCCCGCGCGACCGCATTGCCCCGCGCCGTATCAGCAGCTCGCCCGACAGCGCGGCCCGCAATGTGAGCCAGCAATTCGTGCGCCTTAACTTTTCGGAGCCCGTGGTCACAAAAGAGTTAAGCAAAAACCTGCTCATCACTCCGCAGCTGGCCGAAGACAACCCCTACAAACTGCGCGAAGAACGCAACTCCGTCACGCTGCTTTTCGACAAGCCGCTGGACCCCAACACCACCTATAGCTTTAATTTCCGCGATGGCATCGTGGACATTACCGAGGGCCTGCCTGCCAAAAACGCGGTGCTTAATTTCAGCACCGGCGCCGTGCTCGACTCCGGCCGGGTGAGCGGCACCGTGACCGACCTGCTCACCGCCCGGCCCGTGGCAGAAGCCAGCATCGGCCTCTACCGCACCGTCGACACCGCCGGCGTGCGCCGCGGCCGGCCTTACTACACTGCCCTTACCGACAAAGACGGAAAGTTTAGCCTGGGCTTTTTGAAAGACGGCACTTACAAAATCTACGCGGTGGGTGACAAGAACAACAACGGGCGCTTCGACGACGGCGAGCGAATTGCCTACCTGCCCGCGCCCATCACCATTGCCGGCCGTTCGGGCCAGCCCGTGGCCCTCGTGCTCACCCAGCCCGACCGGCGCCCGCCACTGCTCACCACCCGCACGCCTAGCCCCACGCAGCTGCGCCTGGGTTTCAGCGAGGCCCTGCGCACGGCCACTCTGGCCGCGCTGGGCCCCGGCCCCACGCCCGCTGCCCTGGCCGAGGCCAGCCAGCTCACGGACCGCGGCCGCACGCTCGTGCTCTTCAAAACGCCGGAGGTGGGCGACGGCCGCTACCTCCTCACCATGGCCGACAGCACCGGCAACGTGGGCCACGACACCCTGCAAGTGAAATTCCCGGTGCCGCCCGCCACCGCCAAAAGGGTGGCCGTTCCCACCCTCTACAGTGTGGAGGGCAGCCCGCGCAGCGTTTACCCCGAGGGGCAGGTGCGCTTCAAGTTCGCGGTGCCGGTGCGCGTGGCCAGCGGCAAGCCCTTTGGCACCCTCGTCGAGGATTCGACTCGCCGTCGCCCCCTGCGCCTGCCCGCCGATGGCACCCTCAGCGCCGACCGCGACGAGCTGACGGTGCGCTTCAACAGCAAGGCCAAGACCCGGCTTGAAATCGTGCTCGACAGCACCGCCGTCACCGCCGTCACGGGCCAAAACCTGCGCCTGCGGCCCCTGCGCCTCAGCATCAGCGAGCAGGACGTGTCGACCAGCCTCTCGGGCACCATCACCACCAAAGAGAAGAACTTAGAACTGCAGCTGCTCGATTCCAAGTTTCAGGTGGTGGCCAGCCTGGCTTCGCCTAAAGGCAAATACCTGTTTTCCGACATTGCACCCGGCACCTACCGCCTGCGGGTGCTTATCGACGCCGACGGCGACGGCCGCTGGCGCGGCGGCGACCCCAACCTGCTGCTGCCACCCGAGCCGGTATACCTCGACCCCAAGCCTGTGCAAATCCGGTCGGGCTTCGATATCGAGGAGCCACTCGTTTTCTAG